A region of the Longimicrobiales bacterium genome:
CGAGCAGGTCAACACATCGACGCTGAAACAGTTCCGCGACCAGAAGGTGGAACTGGCGTGCGTGGTGACCGGCGTGAGTCGGCAGATTTCGAAGAAGAACGGATCGGAATGGGGCAGGCTGACGGTCGAGGACTTCTATGGCACCGCGTCGGTACTGGCGTTCGGGGACGTGTGGGAGCAGTATCATGACCTGCTGCTCCAGGACGCCCCCGTGCTGCTGCGGGGCTCTGTCTCCGGCCGCGACCGCGACGAGGACGACCCGCCGATCTTCCTCGACAGCGTAGTACCGCTCGCACAGCTCCGTACGGGCGGCGCGCTGGCGATCGAGGTGCTGTTGTCGCACGGTGCCGAAGCGGCCGCCGTAGGCCGGGCGACTGAGATGCTGCGCGCGAGTCCCGGCTCATCGCCGATCTACGTAACCGTGTCCCATGGCAGCGGACCCGCGGCCGGCGGCGATGATACGAACGGAGGCGGTGCGGCCGCACCCGGCAATGAGGAGACGGGCACAAAGAGGGGCGGCAACGGCTCGGTGGAGACGGTGCGGCTGCGGTCCCGCAGCATAACGGTGATGCCGAGCGAGACGCTGCTGAACGATCTGCGCGAGCTGTTCGGCAGCGATCGTATTCGACTGGTCCGCTCCTGAGGAGGAGAGGTTGAGCCTGCAACGAGAGGATGCCGGGGATCTGGCCCGGCTCGAAGAGCAGATCCGCCAGCTGCGCGACGTGGCCGCGCAACACGGCCTCGACGTCGAGGACGAGGTGCGGCTGCTCGAGGACAAGGCAGCGCGGCTGCGCGAAGAGTCATATCGCAATCTGACGGCCGTGGAGCGTGTGCAGATGGCGCGTCATCCGAAGCGGCCGTACACGCTGGACTATATCGACCGCGCGTTCTCCGATTTCATGGAACTGCACGGCGACCGCAGCTTTCGCGACGACGAGGCGATCGTGTGCGGCTGGGCCCGGCTCGACGGCCATTCCGTCATGGTGATGGGCCATCAGAAGGGCCGCGACATGAAGGAGAACCTGCGCCGCAACTTCGGCATGCCGCACCCGGAGGGCTATCGCAAGGCGCTGCGCCTGATGAAGCAGGCGGAGAAGTTCAATCAGCCGATCATCACGCTCATCGACACGCCCGGCGCCTATCCGGGGCTCGGTGCGGAGGAGCGCGGGCAGGCGGAGGCGATCGCGACGAACCTGCGCGAGATGGCGCGCCTGCGCGTGCCCGTCATTGCGGTCGTCATCGGTGAGGGCGGCAGTGGCGGCGCGCTGGCGCTGGGCGTCGCCGACCGCGTCCTGATGCTCGAGAACTCCGTCTACAGCGTCATTTCGCCCGAAGGCTGCGCCGCGATCCTGTGGAAGACGGCCGGCGCCAAGGACAAGGCCGCGGAAGCGCTCAAGCTCACCGCCAACGACCTCTCGGCGCTCAATGTGATCGACGATATCGTGCCGGAACCGATGGGCGGCGCGCATACCGATTGGGATGCCACTTCCGGCGCGCTGCGCGTCGCGCTGCTGCGCCACCTGGCCGAGCTGAACGACATCCCGGTCGACGAACGCCGCCAGCAGCGCTGGCGCAAGTTCGAAGCGATGGGTGAGTGGGTGGAAGCGTAAACCTTTTAAGGAAATCGGGAGCGGAGCGGGATCGTGTCCGGGATCGGGATCGGGAACAGCGGCTGTAACCCGATCCCGCACACGAACACGATCCCCGATCCCGAATTCGTGAAATAGATCATGGCCTCAGTAGTCGAAGTGACATTCAAGGGCAACCGGCGCGAGTATTACGCCTCGGAGCTGCCCGTCATCGATCTGTCGGATTACGTGATCGTCGAAGCGGACCGTGGCGAGGACCTCGGTCGCGTGACGGCGGCGGGCGCGGTGGCGGAGCGGAAGTGCTCGGGCTGCTCGACCGGTTGTGCGGCGCCCGTGCCGGAGCGGCGCATCACGCGCACGGCACAGCCCGAAGAGGTGGACCGCGCGGTGTCGCTGCGCGCGGACGAGCCGCGCGTGCGACGGATCGCG
Encoded here:
- a CDS encoding acetyl-CoA carboxylase carboxyltransferase subunit alpha, giving the protein MSLQREDAGDLARLEEQIRQLRDVAAQHGLDVEDEVRLLEDKAARLREESYRNLTAVERVQMARHPKRPYTLDYIDRAFSDFMELHGDRSFRDDEAIVCGWARLDGHSVMVMGHQKGRDMKENLRRNFGMPHPEGYRKALRLMKQAEKFNQPIITLIDTPGAYPGLGAEERGQAEAIATNLREMARLRVPVIAVVIGEGGSGGALALGVADRVLMLENSVYSVISPEGCAAILWKTAGAKDKAAEALKLTANDLSALNVIDDIVPEPMGGAHTDWDATSGALRVALLRHLAELNDIPVDERRQQRWRKFEAMGEWVEA